One Macrobrachium rosenbergii isolate ZJJX-2024 chromosome 10, ASM4041242v1, whole genome shotgun sequence DNA window includes the following coding sequences:
- the LOC136843014 gene encoding uncharacterized protein: MWPNTFREKMVFVAMLVMVSALSYLMGKGAFRPDWNRQIKDLASVNTTPISPTRPAVPRPLLCTPTPYDFEGADQEDPKLIEYIRRELLVPPSVHPYKLANPKGVHFSQLSQSKIANEMLKGMRDGFFVEAGAVDGESLSNSIFFERELGWSGLLVEATPGDFEALQTRNRKAYSIHAALAVTTFASEVSFVY, from the exons ATGTGGCCAAATACATTTCGAGAGAAAATGGTGTTCGTGGCGATGTTGGTTATGGTGTCGGCTCTCTCTTACCTGATGGGGAAAGGCGCATTTAGGCCAG ACTGGAATCGTCAGATTAAAGATCTAGCGTCCGTCAATACAACACCGATATCGCCCACCAGACCTGCAGTCCCAAGACCCCTCCTTTGCACCCCAACTCCATATGATTTCGAG GGAGCAGACCAGGAGGACCCCAAGCTGATCGAATACATCCGACGTGAGCTGTTGGTCCCACCATCTGTTCATCCTTACAAGCTGGCAAACCCTAAAGGGGTTCACTTTTCTCAGCTCAGCCAGTCAAAGATCGCAAATGAAATGCTCAAAGGAATG AGAGACGGGTTCTTTGTTGAAGCTGGCGCAGTCGATGGAGAGAGCCTAAGCAACTCCATCTTCTTCGAGAGGGAACTGGGATGGAGTGGACTACTGGTCGAAGCAACACCTGGGGATTTCGAGGCATTGCAGACAAGAAATAGGAAGGCCTATTCCATCCATGCTGCTCTGGCTGTGACTACTTTTGCTTCTGAAGTGTCATTCGT GTACTGA